The following are encoded together in the Salvia hispanica cultivar TCC Black 2014 chromosome 6, UniMelb_Shisp_WGS_1.0, whole genome shotgun sequence genome:
- the LOC125192647 gene encoding uncharacterized protein LOC125192647 — translation MPIKTESATPPPRIGKIGPYTVFVTPNDGPRRESPAPVQAPSPPAVMAPPAQFYKEKPSSFAFFWDAVARVQNAHASLDEHVAHWFGLNQSKYQWALDDYYESNGKSQNEAKPQVKPNKIQNV, via the exons ATGCCAATCAAGACTGAATCCGCTACTCCGCCGCCGAGGATCGGAAAGATCGGGCCTTACACGGTGTTCGTGACGCCGAATGATGGGCCCAGGCGCGAATCTCCAGCTCCGGTTCAGGCTCCCTCGCCGCCGGCGGTGATGGCCCCGCCTGCCCAATTCTACAAAGAAAAGCCTTCTTCTTTTGCTTTCTTCTGGGACGCTGTAGCCAGGGTTCAAAATG CTCATGCGAGTTTGGACGAGCATGTGGCACACTGGTTTGGCTTGAATCAGTCAAAATATCAGTGGGCATTGGATGATTACTATGAAAGCAATGGAAAG AGTCAGAATGAAGCGAAACCACAGGTTAAACCGAACAAAATTCAGAATGTGTGA
- the LOC125192130 gene encoding transmembrane protein 230-like, with amino-acid sequence MAYVDHTFSISDEDIMMGTSYSVNNKPPIKEIALALSLLVFGVLGIVLGAVMAVNKVGGDRAHGTFFAILGGILFLPGFYYTRIAYYAYKGYKGFSFANIPAV; translated from the exons ATGGCATATGTGGACCACACATTCTCGATTTCCGACGAGGACATAATGATGGGAACCTCATACAGTGTGAACAACAAGCCCCCCATCAAGGAGATCGCACTCGCCCTCTCCCTCCTCGTCTTCGGCGTGCTCGGAATCGTCCTCGGCGCCGTAATGGCCGTTAATAAAGTCGGCGGAGACCGCGCTCACG GGACATTTTTTGCCATACTGGGTGGAATTTTATTCCTTCCTGGATTCTACTATACACGGATTGCTTACTATGCATACAAAGGTTACAAAGGTTTCTCCTTTGCCAACATACCTGCCGTCTAG